One part of the Parabacteroides distasonis ATCC 8503 genome encodes these proteins:
- the argC gene encoding N-acetyl-gamma-glutamyl-phosphate reductase, with product MIKCGIIGGAGYTAGELIRLLLNHPDAELTFINSSSNAGNKITDVHGGLYGETDLVFTSELPLDSIDLLFFCTAHGDTKKFMENHTVPENVKIIDLSMDYRIEGPEHDFVYGLPELNRRRICNARHIANPGCFATCIQLGVLPLAKHLMLNSDLHVNAITGSTGAGVKPSSTSHFSWRNDNISIYKPFTHQHLAEINQSLSQLQKSYSSRINFIPVRGNFSRGIFATTYIDCKIDLVEIRRIYEEYYDDHSFTFITDKNPDLKQVVNTNKCLIHLQKIDDKLLIISMIDNLLKGASGQAVHNMNLLFGLEETVGLHLKPSAF from the coding sequence ATGATTAAATGCGGAATTATAGGCGGAGCGGGTTACACGGCGGGTGAATTGATCCGCCTGCTCCTAAACCACCCTGATGCCGAGCTTACATTTATAAACAGTAGCAGTAACGCCGGTAACAAGATCACGGACGTGCATGGTGGTCTTTATGGCGAGACGGATTTGGTGTTCACCAGCGAGTTGCCGTTAGATAGCATCGACCTTCTGTTCTTCTGTACCGCTCATGGCGATACGAAAAAGTTCATGGAGAACCACACGGTTCCCGAGAACGTGAAGATTATCGACCTGAGCATGGACTACCGGATCGAAGGCCCGGAGCACGATTTCGTGTACGGCCTGCCGGAATTAAACCGCCGCCGAATTTGCAACGCCCGGCATATAGCGAACCCCGGTTGTTTCGCTACTTGCATCCAATTGGGCGTATTGCCGTTGGCGAAGCACTTGATGCTGAATTCCGACTTGCATGTCAATGCCATCACGGGTTCTACGGGAGCGGGCGTGAAGCCTTCTTCCACCTCTCACTTTAGCTGGCGCAACGACAACATATCAATCTATAAGCCTTTTACGCATCAGCACTTGGCCGAGATCAACCAGAGCTTGAGCCAGTTGCAGAAGAGCTATTCAAGCCGGATCAACTTCATCCCCGTACGCGGTAATTTCTCCCGTGGTATATTCGCCACGACATACATCGATTGCAAGATTGACTTGGTGGAGATCCGACGTATTTATGAGGAATATTATGATGATCACAGCTTCACGTTTATCACTGATAAGAACCCGGATTTGAAACAAGTGGTAAATACGAATAAATGCTTGATCCACTTACAGAAAATAGATGATAAGCTTCTTATTATCTCTATGATCGATAACTTATTGAAGGGTGCTAGCGGCCAAGCGGTCCACAACATGAACTTATTGTTCGGGTTGGAGGAGACGGTTGGCTTACACTTAAAACCCTCCGCGTTTTAA
- a CDS encoding argininosuccinate synthase has protein sequence MKKKVVVAFSGGLDTSFTVMYLAKEKGYEVYAACANTGGFSEEQLKQNEENAYKLGATKYVTIDVTKEYYEKSLKYMIFGNVLRNGTYPISVSSERIFQALAIARYANEIGADAIAHGSTGAGNDQIRFDMTFLVLAPNVEIITLTRDMALSREEEINYLKEHGFEADFTKLKYSYNVGLWGTSICGGEILDSAQGLPESAYLKQVEKTGSEQLRIEFKNGEVHAVNGEVFEDKIAAIQKIEEIGAAYGIGRDMHVGDTIIGIKGRVGFEAAAPMLIIGAHRFLEKYTLSKWQQYWKDQVANWYGMFLHESQYLEPVMRDIEAMLQESQRNVNGTAILELRPLSFSTVGVESEDDLVKTKFGEYGEMQKGWTAEDAKGFIKVLSTPLRVYYTNHKDEEI, from the coding sequence ATGAAGAAGAAAGTAGTAGTAGCGTTCAGCGGAGGTTTGGATACCTCATTCACGGTCATGTATCTGGCTAAAGAAAAAGGATACGAGGTATACGCCGCTTGCGCTAACACAGGTGGTTTCAGCGAGGAACAATTGAAACAAAACGAGGAGAACGCCTATAAGCTAGGCGCCACGAAATACGTGACGATCGACGTTACGAAAGAGTATTACGAGAAGAGCTTGAAGTACATGATTTTCGGAAACGTGCTGCGTAATGGTACGTATCCGATCTCCGTAAGCTCCGAGCGTATCTTCCAAGCCTTGGCGATCGCCCGCTACGCAAACGAGATTGGCGCCGACGCTATCGCCCATGGTTCTACCGGAGCCGGTAACGACCAGATCCGTTTCGATATGACTTTCTTGGTATTGGCTCCGAACGTGGAGATTATCACGTTGACCCGCGATATGGCCTTGAGCCGCGAGGAAGAGATCAACTACTTGAAGGAGCACGGTTTCGAGGCCGATTTCACGAAGTTGAAATATTCCTATAACGTAGGTCTTTGGGGAACCTCTATCTGCGGCGGCGAGATTCTTGATTCCGCGCAAGGATTGCCCGAGAGCGCATATTTGAAACAGGTGGAGAAGACTGGCAGCGAGCAATTGCGCATCGAGTTCAAGAACGGTGAGGTTCATGCCGTGAATGGTGAGGTGTTCGAGGATAAGATCGCCGCTATCCAGAAGATCGAGGAGATCGGGGCCGCTTACGGTATCGGCCGTGATATGCACGTGGGCGATACGATCATCGGCATCAAGGGACGGGTCGGTTTCGAGGCTGCCGCTCCTATGTTGATTATCGGGGCGCACCGCTTCTTAGAGAAATATACGTTGAGCAAATGGCAACAATACTGGAAGGATCAGGTAGCGAACTGGTACGGCATGTTCTTGCACGAGAGCCAATATCTGGAACCGGTGATGCGCGATATCGAGGCGATGTTGCAAGAGTCTCAGCGTAACGTGAACGGTACGGCTATTCTGGAGCTTCGTCCGTTGTCCTTCTCTACCGTTGGCGTAGAATCTGAGGATGACTTGGTGAAGACGAAATTCGGTGAGTACGGAGAGATGCAGAAAGGCTGGACCGCCGAGGACGCTAAGGGCTTCATCAAGGTTCTTTCTACTCCGTTGCGTGTTTATTATACGAACCATAAAGACGAAGAGATATGA
- a CDS encoding GNAT family N-acetyltransferase, with translation MEQEIEIDVMIADASHEVYVDTILDTIESAAKVRGTGIAKRTHEYVAQKMKEGKAVIALAGNEFAGFSYIESWGNKQYVTTSGLIVHPDFRGLGIAKRIKDMTFQLARMRWPKAKVFSLTSGAAVMKMNTELGYVPVTFSDLTDDEAFWRGCNGCVNHDILERTERKYCICTAMLFDPADPHRAQREREARNQTKKD, from the coding sequence ATGGAACAAGAAATAGAAATTGATGTTATGATCGCTGATGCCTCTCACGAGGTATATGTGGATACGATCCTAGATACGATCGAGTCTGCCGCTAAAGTCCGGGGCACGGGTATCGCCAAACGTACGCACGAGTATGTGGCCCAGAAGATGAAAGAGGGCAAAGCGGTGATCGCCTTGGCGGGAAACGAGTTCGCCGGGTTTAGTTATATCGAGTCATGGGGAAACAAGCAGTACGTGACTACCTCCGGCTTGATCGTGCATCCGGATTTCCGGGGCTTGGGTATAGCGAAACGCATCAAAGACATGACCTTCCAGCTTGCCCGCATGCGCTGGCCGAAAGCAAAGGTATTCAGCCTTACCTCCGGCGCTGCCGTGATGAAGATGAATACCGAGCTGGGATATGTACCGGTTACGTTCTCCGACTTGACGGACGATGAGGCTTTCTGGCGAGGTTGCAACGGTTGCGTGAACCACGATATCTTGGAACGCACCGAACGTAAGTATTGCATCTGCACGGCCATGCTGTTCGACCCAGCCGATCCGCATCGTGCGCAACGAGAGCGGGAGGCCCGTAATCAGACTAAAAAGGACTAA
- a CDS encoding arginine repressor — protein MSTKKERLDAICGIIQTKVISNQEELLKELEDSGFSVTQATLSRDIKQLKVAKVHDGNGDYVYRLPEESISKQAQPEGKKKPNIEFSGNLAVVKTRPGYAMGIASDIDSHAPSEILATIAGDDTILVIPRNGVSQEKVIAALSHFI, from the coding sequence ATGAGTACAAAGAAGGAACGATTGGATGCCATTTGCGGTATTATACAAACGAAGGTGATAAGTAATCAAGAAGAACTGCTTAAAGAGTTGGAAGATAGCGGATTCTCGGTTACGCAAGCTACGCTTTCCCGCGACATCAAGCAACTGAAAGTAGCCAAGGTACACGACGGAAACGGAGATTATGTATATCGCCTTCCCGAAGAGAGTATAAGCAAACAAGCACAGCCTGAAGGCAAGAAAAAGCCGAATATCGAGTTTTCCGGAAACTTAGCGGTGGTGAAAACACGACCGGGTTACGCCATGGGAATCGCCTCGGACATAGACTCCCATGCCCCCAGCGAGATACTGGCCACCATAGCCGGAGACGATACGATCTTGGTAATCCCCCGCAACGGTGTGAGCCAAGAGAAGGTGATTGCCGCTTTATCACATTTTATATAA
- a CDS encoding M48 family metallopeptidase has product MRKIASLFVALLLLAGCSSVPLTGRKQVLLVSDQEVLSSSLTQYNDYIKTAKKSTNVNKSAMVTRVGKKIAAATEDYLRANGMADEVKNFSWEFNLVNDPQVNAFCMPGGKIVVYEGLLPLVSSDDELAVVIGHEVAHAVAKHSNERMSQQLMAQYGAAILGAAVSNKSAAVQQAANTVYGVGAQYGVMLPFSRKHESEADYMGLVFMTMAGYNPDVAVNFWQKMSAGKSGSTPEFMSTHPSDATRIAEIQKVLPAIKTKYKK; this is encoded by the coding sequence ATGAGAAAAATAGCAAGTTTATTCGTGGCCTTGCTTTTATTGGCAGGCTGTTCCAGCGTACCGTTGACAGGACGTAAGCAAGTGCTGTTGGTTTCGGACCAAGAGGTGTTATCGTCCAGCCTTACCCAGTATAACGATTATATAAAGACGGCGAAAAAATCGACGAACGTGAACAAGAGCGCTATGGTAACCCGGGTCGGAAAGAAGATAGCCGCCGCTACGGAGGACTATTTGCGGGCGAACGGGATGGCGGATGAGGTAAAAAACTTCTCTTGGGAGTTTAATTTGGTGAATGATCCGCAGGTGAACGCCTTCTGTATGCCAGGCGGCAAGATCGTGGTGTACGAGGGATTGCTGCCATTGGTTTCCTCGGACGATGAATTGGCGGTAGTCATCGGGCATGAGGTCGCCCATGCCGTAGCTAAACACAGCAATGAGCGTATGAGCCAGCAACTAATGGCCCAATACGGGGCGGCTATTTTAGGTGCGGCCGTAAGCAATAAGAGTGCGGCGGTACAGCAAGCGGCCAATACGGTATATGGTGTGGGAGCGCAGTATGGCGTAATGCTTCCTTTCTCCCGTAAGCACGAGTCGGAAGCGGATTATATGGGATTGGTATTCATGACTATGGCGGGATACAATCCGGACGTGGCAGTCAACTTCTGGCAAAAGATGTCCGCCGGAAAGAGTGGCTCTACGCCGGAATTTATGAGTACGCACCCCAGTGATGCCACTCGTATAGCGGAAATCCAAAAAGTCCTACCCGCAATCAAAACCAAATACAAAAAGTAG
- a CDS encoding MutS family DNA mismatch repair protein, with protein MEEIYSYYKENIDAYTRRLGNLKKNIHLMGSIRLALVVGAILSLWIFRDESWQWLTGITFAYIIPFALLMWYHNKMYARKVYAETLIKLNEDELKGLDYDFSAFDGAADKISGEHSFCLDLDVFGDRSLFQSLNRTVTGFGRERLAGWLSNPLTDKKEIVKRQEAVKELATLSALRQHFYVTGIIRQDTQDTRDNDINFMDRLTQRKHKFVDSLPWKLLIWAVPVLWIVLGIAYSLDWISGSLLNIYFLITLVIAYGRAKEINALYATVNKMESIFNRYSKLMQCVEEDNFQSEELKEISGQLANEKELASHAIKRLSSYIGGLDQRFSLAGIIFNLFYLRDTRHAILLERWIQTYSDKLPLWFDALARFDALNSLGGFAFNHPEYIYPEIADTYFQMEGKALGHPLLNREVCVKNDIDIRKSPWFLIITGANMAGKSTYLRTIGVNYLLACVGAPVCAASLTVYPAHMVTSLRTSDSLASNESYFFAELKRLKMIIDRLQNGEKLFIILDEILKGTNSIDKQKGSLALMKQLVAYKACGIIATHDLVLGTLEEEFPEQIKNYRFEADIKDEELSFSYQLREGIAQNMNACFLMNKMGILFN; from the coding sequence ATGGAAGAAATCTATAGTTATTACAAAGAAAATATCGACGCTTATACACGGCGCTTGGGTAATTTGAAAAAGAATATCCATTTGATGGGGAGTATCCGGTTGGCTTTAGTGGTGGGAGCGATCCTCTCCTTATGGATATTCAGGGATGAGAGTTGGCAATGGCTGACAGGGATCACCTTCGCTTATATCATCCCGTTCGCGCTCCTGATGTGGTACCATAATAAAATGTACGCACGAAAAGTATACGCCGAGACCTTGATCAAACTGAACGAGGATGAGCTAAAAGGACTGGACTATGATTTCAGTGCGTTCGACGGGGCGGCCGATAAGATCTCGGGCGAGCACTCTTTCTGCTTGGATCTGGATGTGTTTGGAGACCGCTCCTTGTTTCAATCGCTCAATCGTACCGTAACCGGGTTCGGGCGGGAACGACTGGCCGGTTGGCTCTCGAATCCCTTGACGGATAAGAAGGAGATCGTCAAACGGCAAGAGGCTGTCAAGGAATTAGCGACTTTATCCGCCTTACGGCAGCATTTCTATGTGACGGGAATCATCCGGCAGGACACGCAAGATACGAGAGACAACGATATCAACTTTATGGACCGACTCACTCAGCGTAAGCATAAATTCGTTGATAGCCTACCGTGGAAACTATTGATCTGGGCGGTCCCAGTGTTGTGGATCGTATTGGGTATCGCTTACTCGCTGGATTGGATCAGCGGGAGTTTATTGAATATTTATTTCTTAATCACGTTAGTGATCGCTTACGGACGAGCCAAGGAAATCAATGCGCTTTACGCGACCGTCAATAAGATGGAGTCTATTTTCAATCGGTACTCAAAGCTGATGCAATGTGTGGAAGAAGATAATTTCCAGTCGGAAGAGCTGAAAGAGATCAGCGGGCAATTAGCGAATGAGAAGGAATTGGCCTCGCATGCTATCAAACGCTTGTCGTCGTATATCGGAGGATTAGACCAACGATTCAGTTTGGCGGGTATCATTTTCAATCTCTTCTACTTGCGGGATACACGCCATGCCATCCTTTTGGAACGCTGGATTCAGACTTACTCCGATAAACTTCCGCTTTGGTTCGACGCGCTGGCTCGTTTCGACGCGCTGAACTCGTTGGGTGGTTTCGCTTTCAACCATCCGGAATACATCTATCCGGAGATTGCCGACACTTATTTCCAGATGGAAGGCAAGGCTTTGGGACATCCTCTTTTGAACCGGGAAGTCTGCGTAAAGAACGATATCGATATCCGCAAAAGTCCTTGGTTCCTGATTATCACCGGAGCGAATATGGCCGGAAAAAGTACATACCTCCGGACGATCGGTGTCAATTACTTATTGGCTTGCGTAGGCGCTCCGGTCTGCGCCGCCTCCTTGACGGTTTATCCCGCCCACATGGTTACCAGCTTACGTACCTCGGATTCCTTGGCTAGCAACGAGTCTTATTTCTTCGCGGAGTTGAAACGGCTGAAAATGATTATCGACAGGCTGCAAAACGGGGAGAAGCTATTTATCATCTTGGACGAGATCTTGAAGGGAACAAATTCTATCGACAAGCAGAAAGGCTCTCTTGCCCTTATGAAACAGCTGGTCGCTTATAAGGCTTGCGGCATCATCGCCACCCACGATTTAGTGTTGGGTACTTTGGAGGAAGAGTTCCCGGAACAAATAAAGAATTACCGCTTCGAAGCGGATATAAAAGACGAGGAGCTATCCTTCTCTTATCAACTAAGAGAAGGAATAGCCCAGAATATGAATGCTTGTTTCTTAATGAACAAGATGGGAATCTTGTTTAATTGA
- a CDS encoding phospholipase A: MKKTIISFLFLFVCGMAHSQVLAKGPEESYNADSIRAILDKSPYFTLFKDNYFIGGIPIGNKPTARNSDVKFQLSIAQRLTKSKLPFDTYLFLQYTQKAFWNVFQESLPMRDLNFNPGIGLGHLIVHKNKYIGKGYLMVEHESNGKDSIFSRSWNKITLAAAVLLNKNWEVQFKGWIPIVDGKENKDILKYNGIFQVAANYRTDNRRFNCGVILTKRKTWFSFNTQIELSYKFNNNENQYFFLQYYNGYGENLLEYNQYKSMLRIGFVIKPQDFSIY, translated from the coding sequence ATGAAAAAAACGATTATATCCTTTCTCTTCCTTTTTGTTTGCGGTATGGCACATTCGCAAGTTTTAGCGAAAGGGCCGGAAGAGAGTTATAACGCGGATAGTATTCGTGCGATTTTGGATAAGTCACCTTATTTTACCTTATTCAAGGACAATTATTTTATTGGCGGTATCCCTATCGGCAACAAGCCTACGGCGAGAAACTCCGACGTTAAATTCCAGTTGAGCATCGCCCAACGTCTTACGAAAAGTAAACTCCCCTTCGATACCTATCTTTTCTTGCAATACACGCAAAAGGCTTTTTGGAATGTCTTTCAAGAGTCCTTGCCGATGCGCGACTTGAATTTTAATCCGGGTATCGGTTTGGGGCACCTTATCGTGCATAAGAATAAATATATCGGGAAAGGCTATTTGATGGTCGAGCACGAGTCGAACGGTAAAGATAGCATCTTCTCCCGAAGTTGGAACAAGATCACCCTAGCGGCGGCTGTCCTGTTGAATAAGAACTGGGAAGTTCAATTCAAGGGCTGGATACCGATCGTGGATGGCAAGGAAAATAAAGACATCCTTAAATATAATGGTATATTCCAAGTAGCCGCCAATTACCGGACAGACAACAGGCGCTTTAACTGCGGGGTTATCTTGACCAAACGAAAGACTTGGTTCAGCTTTAACACTCAGATCGAGTTGAGCTATAAGTTTAATAATAACGAGAACCAATATTTCTTCCTGCAATATTATAATGGTTACGGTGAGAACCTTTTGGAATACAATCAATACAAAAGCATGCTGCGGATCGGTTTCGTGATCAAGCCGCAAGATTTCAGTATTTACTAA
- a CDS encoding acyl-CoA carboxylase subunit beta has product MKEKIEQLKALNHKAELGGGEDRIAKQHAAGKLTARERIELLLEKGSFVEIDKFVTHTCHEFGLEKQRPLGDGVVTGYGMIGQRTVFVFAQDFTVFGGALSETYARKICKIMDMATELGAPVIGLNDSGGARIQEGVRSLAGYAEIFLRNSLASGVIPQISAIMGPCAGGAVYSPALTDFIFMVKQTSYMFITGPEVVKSVTQEEVTMENLGGSEVHSTRSGVAHCTADNDMDCILKIRELMSFLPNNNMEEPPFVPTTDSPNRIDPQLDLLVPTNPNQPYDMKELILSVADDQNFFEIQEEYAKNIIIGYIRLNGKTIGVVANQPAALAGTLDINASVKAARFVRFCDAFNIPLLTLVDVPGFLPGVNQEYEGIIRHGAKLLYAYCEATVPKVTVITRKAYGGAYDVMSSKHIRGDINFAYPTAEIAVMGPDGAVNILFRKDLKTAEDPEGKRKELQADYREKFANPYRAAELGYVDEIIEPSITRSRLIRSFELLANKRQSNPPKKHSNIPL; this is encoded by the coding sequence ATGAAGGAAAAAATTGAACAATTAAAAGCTCTCAACCACAAAGCTGAGTTAGGGGGCGGAGAAGACCGCATCGCGAAGCAACATGCGGCAGGTAAACTAACCGCTAGAGAAAGAATCGAACTACTATTGGAAAAAGGTAGTTTCGTGGAAATCGACAAGTTCGTGACACATACGTGCCATGAGTTCGGTTTAGAAAAACAGCGTCCATTAGGGGATGGCGTGGTCACCGGTTACGGAATGATCGGGCAACGCACGGTATTTGTTTTCGCTCAGGACTTCACGGTATTCGGTGGGGCCTTGTCTGAGACGTATGCCCGTAAGATCTGTAAGATCATGGACATGGCAACGGAACTAGGCGCTCCGGTGATCGGGTTGAACGATTCGGGAGGCGCACGTATTCAAGAAGGGGTTCGTTCCTTGGCGGGATACGCCGAGATATTCCTCCGGAACTCGTTGGCTTCGGGCGTGATCCCGCAGATTAGCGCTATTATGGGCCCGTGTGCGGGTGGAGCGGTTTACTCGCCGGCGTTGACGGACTTTATCTTTATGGTAAAACAAACGAGCTATATGTTTATCACCGGCCCGGAGGTCGTGAAAAGCGTGACGCAAGAAGAGGTTACGATGGAGAATCTGGGAGGCTCGGAAGTGCATAGCACCCGTTCCGGAGTGGCTCATTGCACGGCGGATAACGATATGGATTGTATCTTGAAGATACGTGAGTTGATGTCGTTCTTGCCGAATAATAATATGGAAGAGCCGCCATTCGTCCCTACCACCGATAGCCCGAACCGCATCGATCCGCAATTGGATCTGCTGGTTCCTACCAATCCCAACCAGCCGTACGACATGAAAGAGTTGATCCTTTCCGTGGCTGATGATCAAAACTTCTTCGAGATACAAGAGGAATATGCCAAGAATATCATTATCGGTTATATCCGTTTGAATGGAAAGACGATCGGTGTCGTGGCGAATCAACCTGCTGCGTTGGCCGGTACGCTGGATATCAACGCGTCCGTAAAGGCCGCCCGTTTCGTCCGTTTCTGCGATGCGTTTAATATACCGTTGTTGACGCTGGTGGATGTACCGGGTTTCTTGCCGGGCGTGAACCAAGAGTACGAGGGAATTATCCGTCATGGCGCTAAGTTATTGTATGCGTATTGCGAGGCTACCGTGCCGAAAGTGACCGTCATTACCCGAAAGGCTTACGGTGGCGCTTACGACGTGATGAGCTCCAAGCATATCCGGGGCGATATCAACTTCGCTTATCCAACCGCCGAGATCGCTGTCATGGGACCGGATGGTGCCGTGAATATCTTGTTCCGTAAGGATTTGAAGACCGCGGAAGATCCCGAAGGCAAACGGAAGGAATTGCAAGCCGATTACCGGGAGAAGTTCGCTAACCCGTACCGGGCCGCTGAGTTAGGCTATGTAGACGAGATCATCGAGCCGTCTATCACACGCAGCCGCTTGATCCGTAGTTTTGAGTTGCTGGCCAACAAACGGCAATCCAATCCTCCGAAGAAGCATTCCAATATTCCTCTTTAA
- the accC gene encoding acetyl-CoA carboxylase biotin carboxylase subunit codes for MIKKVLVANRGEIAMRIFRTCRVMNIPTVAIYTHVDRGALHVRYAEEAYCISEDEADTSYLKPDLILEIAKKTGAAIHPGYGFLSENADFARRCEEEGVIFIGPSADVIAKMGIKTEARKIMKEAGVPVVPGTEKPVTDIEDAKKVAAEVGYPIMLKALAGGGGKGMRLVHSEDEMEAAFRMSRSEAANSFGNDAIYIEKYIENPHHIEVQVLGDKYGNVIHLYERECSIQRRNQKVIEEAPSPFVKEAARQKMLAVAVEACKKIGYYSAGTLEFMMDKDQNFYFLEMNTRLQVEHLVTEETTGVDLVRDMILVAAGNRLPYKQEDVACRGHALECRIYAEDPENNFMPSPGVIKVREAPEGRNVRLDSAAYAGFEVSLHYDPMIAKLCTWGRTRESAISNMIRALREYKILGIKTTIPFHLRVLHNATFLKGNYDTTFIDTKFDKEDLKRRQNSDPTVAVIAAALKHYEEEKEAAARATTVPLVGESLWKHYGKLQMLANNF; via the coding sequence ATGATAAAGAAAGTATTAGTAGCCAATCGTGGCGAGATAGCGATGCGGATATTCCGCACCTGCCGGGTGATGAACATCCCGACCGTAGCGATCTATACGCATGTGGATCGCGGAGCATTACATGTACGTTATGCGGAGGAAGCCTACTGCATCTCGGAAGATGAAGCGGATACCTCTTACTTGAAGCCGGACTTGATCCTTGAGATCGCCAAGAAGACAGGAGCCGCCATTCATCCGGGTTACGGCTTTTTGTCGGAGAACGCCGACTTCGCCCGTCGTTGCGAGGAGGAGGGCGTGATCTTTATCGGCCCGAGCGCCGACGTGATCGCCAAGATGGGTATCAAGACCGAGGCCCGTAAGATCATGAAAGAAGCCGGTGTGCCGGTTGTACCCGGAACGGAAAAGCCGGTGACGGACATAGAGGATGCCAAGAAAGTTGCCGCCGAGGTGGGTTATCCGATTATGCTAAAGGCGCTTGCCGGAGGCGGTGGAAAGGGTATGCGTTTGGTACATAGCGAGGATGAGATGGAAGCGGCTTTCCGTATGTCTCGTTCCGAGGCGGCCAACTCGTTCGGAAACGATGCCATCTATATCGAGAAGTATATCGAGAACCCCCATCATATCGAGGTGCAGGTACTCGGGGATAAATATGGGAACGTGATCCATCTGTATGAGCGTGAGTGCTCCATCCAGCGCCGTAACCAGAAAGTGATCGAGGAAGCGCCCTCTCCATTCGTGAAGGAGGCCGCTCGCCAGAAGATGTTGGCCGTAGCGGTGGAGGCTTGCAAGAAAATCGGTTACTACAGTGCCGGGACGTTGGAGTTCATGATGGATAAGGACCAGAACTTCTATTTCCTCGAGATGAATACCCGCCTTCAAGTGGAGCATCTGGTGACGGAGGAGACAACGGGCGTGGACTTGGTTCGCGATATGATCTTGGTGGCCGCAGGAAATCGTCTGCCTTATAAGCAGGAAGATGTGGCTTGCCGAGGGCATGCCTTGGAATGCCGTATCTATGCGGAGGACCCGGAAAATAACTTTATGCCCTCTCCGGGCGTGATCAAGGTGCGTGAGGCTCCCGAGGGACGTAACGTACGTCTGGATAGCGCCGCTTACGCCGGTTTCGAGGTGTCCTTGCATTACGATCCGATGATCGCCAAGCTTTGCACATGGGGCCGGACCCGTGAGTCCGCCATCTCGAATATGATACGTGCCTTGCGGGAATACAAGATCTTGGGAATCAAGACAACGATTCCCTTCCACCTGCGTGTGTTGCATAATGCGACTTTCTTGAAGGGGAATTACGATACGACCTTTATCGACACTAAGTTCGATAAGGAAGACTTGAAGCGTCGCCAGAACAGCGACCCGACCGTCGCCGTGATCGCCGCCGCCTTGAAGCATTACGAGGAGGAGAAAGAGGCGGCCGCCCGTGCGACGACCGTTCCGCTGGTAGGGGAGTCCCTGTGGAAACACTACGGGAAGTTACAAATGTTAGCCAATAACTTTTAA
- a CDS encoding biotin/lipoyl-containing protein yields MSKALATYFATVNDIPDTEFKVEILEDGPIKKVSVNGTVYDVDYNLGGDTIHSIIMNHKSHGVQISSVGDSTYEVKNKGDYFQVQVIDELKKLRLSRTSSKTVGRQVIQAQMPGVIQKVYVKVGDEVKAGDPLCVLVAMKMENEIRTPIDGVVKEVYVNETDKVSVGDKMLVVE; encoded by the coding sequence ATGTCAAAGGCTTTAGCGACTTATTTTGCCACGGTTAACGATATTCCCGACACAGAGTTCAAGGTAGAGATTCTGGAAGACGGGCCTATCAAGAAAGTATCCGTAAACGGTACCGTTTATGATGTAGATTACAATCTGGGCGGAGATACGATCCACTCGATCATCATGAACCATAAATCTCATGGCGTACAAATATCCAGTGTTGGAGATTCCACCTATGAGGTAAAGAATAAAGGTGATTATTTCCAAGTACAGGTGATTGACGAGTTGAAGAAATTACGCCTGTCGAGAACCAGTTCCAAGACGGTCGGCCGTCAGGTCATACAGGCCCAGATGCCGGGCGTGATCCAGAAGGTATATGTCAAGGTAGGCGATGAGGTCAAGGCGGGAGACCCGCTTTGCGTATTGGTTGCCATGAAGATGGAGAACGAGATTCGTACGCCGATCGATGGGGTGGTGAAAGAGGTGTATGTCAATGAGACGGACAAGGTCTCCGTGGGTGATAAGATGTTGGTTGTAGAGTGA